The following DNA comes from Triticum aestivum cultivar Chinese Spring chromosome 3D, IWGSC CS RefSeq v2.1, whole genome shotgun sequence.
cgcaaaacgggactccacgggatactgttcatctccaccgtcgacctcctccagcctccacggctaccgtcgacctcctccagcctccacgggctcctgttcatccagcctccaccgcgcgctactccaccggctactgttcaaccacccctccacgggcacccctccaccgtctactgttcatccagccctccacaccacggggtcctgttcaaccacccctccacgggcacccctccaccgtctactgttcatccagccctccaccacaccacggggtcctgttcatccagaggcaacgccaccgctcactgttcatccaacccccccccgcaacgctcactgttcatcccagaggcagcatcgatcggcttcagttagcagcagtagcgaaggaatcgctcgatcgggttcagttaacagccatcgatcgatcgctcgggttcagtaacgcgtagcctgcagtgcaatcgctcgggttcagttagagcccaacgcctcgctcgggttcagttagagccaacgcctcgcacacacgcgcgtaggtgtacgagagaaacgcgcatcgctcggcccccgacctcccaccgtaaccgggaactcgccgaaattttcctcgtcctcgcttctaccacggttttttccgtcatggacggcccaaagaatgtcatgcagctgtgtctccggcccgcccagaacgaaaagcccattttctgtcatgattttttgtcatagaagtaggagcccaccacatctatgatgataccgggttttgtcacaattatcgtcatagaagtgtcatatgtatgacagaaaaaaaaatcgttcggcccaaaatgtcacggatgtgtcttttttttgtagtgagtgcataTGGTAAATTGATTTATTGTTGGACTTGCCCATGTCAAATTTGTTTGTACATATCGTGGCAATTTCCTTCTGTATATAGCCTACGGCACAACACCTTGATTTTTGGGTCCCTTGATTTTTTGAGAGCATGTCAGACTTAATTATGTAGATCATGATATCCATCTGAAACCACGTCTAAAATAAAGTCCGGTGGCACCATTAGccaccatatccatctagagagcatGTCTAGGGATCGTCTACGACACCATATCCATCTACAGAGCATGTCTATGGCTCGGCtacggcaccatatccatctaccgatatctcacgtagcaagcatacatccataacatAGAGGTGTTAGAAAGTAGCAACCATATATAGCATACTTCTTACATAAAACATACGGTGCCCTAACCCATATCATAGGCCACAAACTATACAAAAGTTAGCTTGTTTTTGTTCATACAATATACGGAATAGGGCcaccaacaattcaaaaaaaatagcTGGTTTTCATTGAGGGATACCCTTTCATTGATTGATTTAGCAAAAGGGCTTGTGTACAgcaccatatccatctagcgatatctcacgtcaaataagatagaaatagcaagcaaaacacatataaccaacgacatatcaaataggatcaaataagggtagcaagcataacataattcttaggGGATAACACGACAGAGATTAAAAGGTCACGGTACAACCAACGACATAATAAGATAGAAATATATAAAAGATAAAAAGCCTTAACACCCTAGGGCAAGACAAGCTCACGAGACCgggccttcaccaccatcttcactgcgCCTCCTCTTCACCGCTCCTCCTCTCCATGCCGTCCTGGCCGATGTAGTAGGGGAGGCTGTGCATACCGCCGCGGGTGGGGAAGATGCAGTGgaagtttgtgaagatgttgtgggttgtgaatgcgatgaattcacatccacaccaaaacaccttgccAAGGAGGTAGTACGCATCAAATCTGTTGGCGAAGGTGACAGTGAGCCCTATCGGCGGAGTCCTggagtttggacgcacttcctccagtcggaacatcaccggcgagcccgccgggaggtgggcgaagcccgcacggaggaaccacTCGACAAACCCCCTtgcacccctccagcgtgagaacgcccacacgcggagCGTCCTCTCCACGACGACGCCGGCCGGATACCGTCTCTCCGGCACGGTCGgtgggagctcgaaggtggggccgttgtactgcatcctcgcctcgctttgagagtgccctgggtttgggtgaagaagagaagggggcgGCGCAAATCGATGTGTGGAGAAGGTCGAGGGGtggtggtttaaatagggaaaggggaagggaaaggggaagggaaggggagtggcacCGGCCGCGCTTTGGATTTGCTACGTTCAAACGAGCCGCGTCGATcgatatgccactttaattgccacgttgaatagatGCGAGTGGATCGAAAAGTGTGAAACAACGCTCTACATCGAGGAGACACGCGTGCGGGATATTATGAACCAGCGGCAGCAACCGTCCCTGCGTCTATGCCGGCTCGCATGAAAAAAAGGCCGGTCAGCGCATCATGGCGGCGGGCAGCAGCGCATGCAGGTAGGCTAGCTACGCGCGTGCATGCATAACAGGCTTCTGTCGTTGCGGCGCGCGCACGGCCCAACAGTCTAACCACGGCCTAACGGGCTAACAGCGGCACCGTCCGCCGCGACCCCACTCATCAGGTCCAACGGGCGACACAGTcagcgcggccccactcgtcagagttaacggtcaaagcactgacccgacgGCATCCACTGTTTGTGACCAGTTCTGAGgatttcgggcaagggagtggggaaaagtgagcaaaagttaagagcgtgggaatgaatgagtatggctaaggaaccaggggcacagatgtaaaaatccctaAAAATAAAGGTAAATTTTCTCTGCTTTTATCAGTGCGagatttgtttttttcttcttctattagTTAGCAAACAATAACAGTTAGGCGCCCTATTTCATGTATGTGGGTGGCAGAACATTGATATTAGTGCCTATGTTTTCACTCTAAATCTAATGTGACGTCAGTATTACTAAGGTTGAGAAACAAATGTGTGGTTGTGTTTATTATTTCTCTTAAAAAGACAATGAGAGTGGCAAGACATGATTCGAGCAAAGTGCTTGAGGAAAAATACTATGACTCAATGTGAACCGTCTCCTGCCAACTCTCACTTCCTGAATGGTGTCATGGAGGTAAAAGATATTTTTTATAGTTGTTGTGAGAGGGTTTTGGGTGATGGTCGTAAGACTAGATTCTGGGAGGATGTTTGGACAAGGATACACCGCTTTGTGTTCTTTTCCCTCGATTGTACAATCTTACCTTTTGCAAGCATATGACAGTCTAAGGTGTTTAACAAGGACTTTGATTGTATTAGATTTAGGAGATGCATGTACGGGCATACCTTGGCTATGTGGAATGACATGTTGGATATTTGTGGTCAGGTTGTTTAGACTGGAGAAATTGACAAGGTTAGGTGGCTACTCACAACCTTGGGTACTTTCTCGCTTAAGTCGCTTTATCAATATTCAATACATCATTGCTAGACATGTTGTCTTCCCCTACAAGTAGTTGTGGAGGATGAAAATGTCTTTAAAAGTTAAAGCCTTTTCCTAGCTTGTTACTAAAAATAGATATTTGACCAAAGACAACTTGAGTAACAAAGGGTGGACAAGAAGTAGTAAATGTGAGTTTTGTGACAATGAAGACAGCATTGATAACTTGTTCACTAGCTAGGTTCTTATGGAATGTTAttggggctgctttggggaattcCAAAAGTCCTTTCTAGATTTATGCCAGAATTGGCTGCCTGGCTATACTGGCAAGGACAGGGCTATAAACTCTATAGGTAGTATTTGGAAAACAAGAAACAAATTTTTCGTTCAAAGTGTACTTCCTAATGACACTACTGATGTTAGGAGTATTTCTTTATGTTCTCTGCTGGATTCAGGCATGGTGTCTAGAAGACTTACTCAACTGACGAGTGAAATCATCAAGAGAGGGCATGGATGGGAGCCTACGGTCAAAAGGATATGTGCATACCGGTGAAGTGATTTTCGCTTTGCTACATGATTTCACTGTTTCCTCTTTACATGTTCTGTATATATATAAAGTACAGTAGCCTCTTATCTCTTTACATGTTCTGTAATATATAAAGTACAGTAGCCTCTTATCTGAGTTGAGTCCAGTAGTGTGTGATAGTCTCCTATCTGAGTTGAGTCCAGTAGTGCGTGATGCTCCTGTAGAGGGTAATTGCTGGATGTGAGAGGGTTTCTGTCTTCTCTAGTTAAAGTTTCTCTCTCTTGTAGTTTAGCACCCCGGCTCCATGTATGTCTTGGGGGTGTAAGGCTGTTATTGCGATGTCTTGTAAAAAGCACTCTATTTTCTTAACTGAAAATGGGGGCCTGGAGGCTCTTTTGATCTAAAAGAACAGATAATTTATATCGAGTGCAAATATTTTgtagtaacacttcatatcacagTTTCTTTTCAGAACTTTCATACTTGAACagaattttgtaaaaaaaatcattAATATTCTTTGTAATTTATTCATTTGATATTATTTCAACATTTTGGAGGACGGTTATATTGAAATTCAGACAATTGTGGCATAAGATTTGGCAGCTACCTTGTTCCAAAATTCTCTAGCAATATACAGAACTTTCAACAAATACATATACTCAATGCAGAATACATCAGAGCTTAAAAAAAACCTTCAAATCTCAACTGAACAGGAGCCTCTCACGTCAAATATGAATAAACTCATCAGCTACAGGAGGCTGCCCCCTAATAAGCTTTATAACTTATAAGCCAGTGATCTATGTATGAGCAGAGCAATTCAGGGCCTGTTTGAACTTTAGAATGCAGATTCACAAAATCTCAATTTCTACATAATTGAGATATACTTCATCACTAAGCCGGAACAAGGCTGGGCTCCGAGGGCGTAGACGACTCGAGCAGTTGGTTGGGCTCAGAGGGTGGGGACGACTCGAGCAGAGGATTCTTCTGGAACTCATTCCTGAGCTGCCCACAAGCCGCATTAGCGTCAAGCCCACGGGTCTGTCGAACACTGACTGTGATCTTCCGAGATTCCAGCGCATCAACAAACGCTTGAATCTGTGCAAAATTACCAACACAAGTACCAACAATCTCAAACCCAACACAAATTCCATAATAGGCATTGTGACTAAAACTGGGATAGATAACATACCGCTTTTCTGTAAGGCCTCTTGTACTCAGAGCCTTCTACCGGGTTATAGGGAATCAGGTTCACGTGATAACCGCCTCCACATGCATGCAGCAGCGCTGCAAGTTCTTCAGCATGTGCCTTTTCATCGTTAATCCCAGCTGAGTAAAAATGGAACAGTTCAATCCTGTGAGGTCACAATGGCTGAAAGCATAATGCAGATTTTAACATCCATCTCTGTCAGATAGATGGATCATTCAGTGTGAAGTCATAGTTGGAATTACCTAGCAGAGTGTACTCGAAGGATACCCTGCGTCCAGTTTCTAGGAAATAATTCTTGCAGTCATCCATTAGTGCTTCCAGAGGATATGCCTTCGCACTTGGAACAATTGTTTCGCGCAACCTCTGATTTGGGGCATGCAGGCTGATATGAATGCAGCAAAATAGTCAGAAGACAAATTATAGAAGCAAATGCTGCTTGTAATAGACGGTTTCTTTCAGCTAAGCTCAGGGTCTTGACAATGTCAAAAAGGGGCAGGTTCTTGCAAGGAATACAGAGTATTAAGTAATTTTGTAAGTAGTAAGCATAAACCAAGGCAACATTGTCTATTATTGATGCTAAGAACCCAAGTTTGGAATATTTTGCATCGTACCTGACTGCCAGTGTCGACTGAAGCTTGTGAGATGCTAGCTTACTTATCGTGTTGGGAACACCTACTGTTGAGATTGTCATCATCCTTTGCCCAATCTTTAGTTCCTGAAAATAATATATTCATGTTGAGTGGCAGGACACATATCAAACAGCTTCTTATTTAAGGTATCCAGAGTAATTTATTGCTCAATATGTCATGAAAACTAACTGAGCTCAAGAGAACAGGCGACTCGATGACTTGCCAATTCAACATACCTTATTCAAGCATTGGTGTGCCTCCAGAACTGCTTTGAGGTTCAGCATGGGCTCACCCATCCCCATGAACACTACATTTGTCACCCTGTGTTTGAACGACTCCTCTATGGCCAAGACCTGCAACGCCAGAATACCAATTTACAACAGAACAGAAAAGAACACGAGTTCAGCTTATTTGCAATGATCTTGCACTACAAAGCAGTGACAAGCGCAGGTTGCTGGGAGAGAGGAAGGACCTGCTCGACAATCTCGTGCCCCTTAAGGTTCCTCGCGAACCCTCCCTTCCCAGTGGCACAGAACGAGCAACGCAGGGGGCAGCCGACCTGCATAAGCACCATCGATACCATCAACAACACTGAGCTAGTCAaaccagcaatagcatcaaacgGCACCGGCTCCAAAGCACCTGTGACGAAACACAGGCGGTGAGCCTAGGCGTGCCCCTGTCGTCAACGGGGATCCccaccgtctccaccaacctgTTGTCCTCCAACTTGAGAAGTATCTGCCAAGGACCATCGGACCAACATACAGAGAGTCATGAGCCTCTCAAAATGACCAAGCACAAGGCTCCGTCTCTGACTTCACTATACCGCGTGGACCTCGATCGACGTACCTTGGTGGTGCCATCGGTGGCCGTGACGGCGTGGTGCACCGGCGACCGACCGACGTTCCATCCCGCGCCGACCAGCGCCTCCCGGAACACCTTCGGCACTGCACAACGACAAACAACCAGAGCACGGTCAAGAAAAGAGCGGCCGAGGCAAAACAACAAACAGGTGGCGCGCATGGCCCATGGGCACTCACCGTAGGCGAACTCCTCCACCTGCTTGGCCCTGTTCTTGTAGACGAGGTCGTGCAGCTGCTTCCCCCGGTAGCTTTGCTGCGCAGACGCGGCAGCGCGCGTGAGTGAGCCGGGGTAAACCGCAGGGaaggtagggggggggggggggggggggggggggcaggcggcgCCTTTGGGCGGGCTCTGGTTTCTGGGTTACCTGTCCGAGGTCAACGGCGAGCTGGCGGAGCTCGGGCTCCGTGAGGCCGAGGAGCGCGCGGCGGGACgtctccggcggggcggcggcggaggcgcgcgtGCGGAGGCGGAGCGCGCGCGCCaggggcacggcgcggacctgctGCGGCGCGGCCATTttttcctgctgctgctgctgaggattACACTGCCTGCTGCTGCCTCGATGCCTCATCCACTTCCCCTCCCCTTTGAGTGTTCGTTTTGGGCCTTTCGTCCTGTCGTGTGGGCCGCCATGAACGATTTTGGTGGTGTGGACAGCCGGCCCGGCCCACATTAGATATGAGgatatgtttgtgtgtgtgtgtgtgtgtgtgtgtgtgtgtgtatgtgtgtggatttCTAATGTATGCTTTGCGGACTCAAAGCAATTTAGAGACATTATAATATATGATCTGCATATTTATAATGCCATTAATCATGCTAGTTACTACTACCTCCGTTTATTAGTCCCcattgtagtttgtgtcaaattttgaccataaatttaactaacaaaatatccatgcatgacacaaaaaattatatcattgaaaactatgttcaaatacgaatccaactatataattgTTGTTGGCATGCACtaatattttgtcagttaaatctttggtcaaattttagcataaattacaaaggggactaataaatcaggacggaggtagtatgaatgagttggggaacgtagtaatttcaaaaaaaattcctacgcacacacaggatcatgatgatgcatagcaacgagaggggagagtgttgtccacgtaccctcgtagaccgaaagcggaagcgttagcacatattttacgaagatctttatcggtcaaaccgcataacaacatacgttgttccctttgtcatcggtatgttacttgcccgagattcgatcgtcggtatctcaatacctagttcaatcttgttaccggcaagtctctttactcgctccgtaatgcatcatcccgcaactaactcattagtcacattgcttgcaaggcttatagtgatgtgcattaccgagagggcccagagatacctcttcgataatcggagtgacaaatcctaatctcgaaatacgccaactcaacaagtaccttcggagacacctgtagagcacctttataatcacccagttacgttgtgacgtttggtagcacacaaagtgttcctccggtaaacgggagttgcataatctcatagtcataggaacatgtataagtcatgaagaaagcaatagcgacatactaaacgatgaagtgctaagctaacgggatgggtcaagtcaatcacatcattttcctaataatgtgatcccgttaatcaaatgacaactcatgtctatggctaggaaactcaaccatattcgattaacgagctagtcaagtagaggcatactagtgacactatgtttgtctatgtattcacacatgtattatgtttccggttaatacaattctagcatgaataataaacatttatcatgatatgaggaaataaataataactttattattgcctctagggcatacttccttcagtctcccacttgcactagagtcaataatctagattacacagtaatgattctaacacccatggagttttggtgttgatcatgttttgctcgtggaagaggcttagtcaacgggtctgctgttggggaacgtagtaatttcaaaaaaattcctacgcacacgcaagatcatggtgatgcatagcaacgagaggggagagtgtgtccacgtaccctcgtagaccgaaagcggaagcgttagcacaacgcggttgatgtagtcgtacgtcttcacgatctgaccgatcaagtaccaaacgcacggcacctccgagttcagcacacgttcaactcgatgacgtccctcgaactccgatccaaccgagctttgagggagagtttcgtcagcacgacggcgtggtgacaatgatgatattctaccgacgcagggcttcgcctaagcactgctacgatatgaccgaggtggaatatggtggagggggcaccgcacacggctaagagatccaagggatcaattgttgtgtctccaaggggtgcccccctccccgtatataaaggagtggaggagggggagggccggccctctctatggcgcgcactaggaggagtcctactcccaccgggagtaggattcccccccttccaagtagtaggagtaggagtcaaggaaaggggccggagagagaagagaaggaaggagggggcgcagcccctccccctagtccaattcggactaggccttgggggggcgcgcagcctctcctatctctttcccctaaagcccaataaggcccatatactccccggcgaattcccgtaactctccggtactctgaaaaatacccgaatcactcggaacctttccgatgtccgaatatagtcgtccaatatatcgatctttacgtctcgaccatttcgagactcctcgtcatgtcctcgatctcatccggaactccgaactaccttcggtacatcaaatcacataaactcataatataaccgtcatcgaactttaagcgtgcggaccctacgggttcgagaacaatgtagacatgaccgagacacgtctccggtcaataaccaatagcggaacctggatgctcatattggctcccacatattctacgaagatctttatcggtcaaaccgcataacaacatacgttgttccccttgtcatcggtatgttacttgcccgagattcgatcgtcggtatctcaatacctagttcaatctcgttaccggcaagtctctttactcgttccgtaatacatcatcccgcaactaactcattagttacaatgcttgcaaggcttatagtgatatgcattactgagtgggcccagagatacctctccgacaatcggagtgacaaatcctaatctcgaaatacgccaacccaacaagtaccttcggagacacctgtagagcacctttataatcacccagttacgttgtgacgtttggtagcacacaaagtgttcctccggtaaacggaaattgcataatctcatagtcataggaacatgtataagtcatgaagaaagcaacagcaacatactaaacgatcaagtgagctaacggaatgggtcaagtcaatcacatcattctcctaatgatgtgatcccgttaatcaaatgacaactcatgtctatggctaggaaacttaaccatttttgattaacgagctagtcaagtagaggcataatagtgatactctgttttgtctatgtatcacacatgtattatgtttccggttaatacaattctagcatgaataataaacatttatcatgaaataaggaaataaataataactttagtattgcctctagggcatatttccttcagtctcccacttgcactagagtcaataatcgagttcacatcaccatgtgattttaTACCAATAGTtcgcatcaccatgtgattaacacccatagttcacatcgtcatgtgaccaacacccaaagggtttactagagtcaataatctagttcacatcgctatgtgattaacacccaaagagtactaaggtgtgatcatgttttgcttgtgagagaagtttagtcaacgggtctgccacattcagatccgtatgtattttgcaaatttcgatgtcaacaatgctctgcatggagctactctagctaattgctcccactttcaatatgtatccagattgagacttatagtcatctggatcagtatcaaaatttgcatcgacctaaccctttacgatgaacctttttgtcacctccataatcgagaaacatatccttattccaccaaggataattttgaccgcagtccagtgatatactcctagatcactattgtactcccttgcaaaaatcagtgtatggtatacaatagatctggtacacagcatggcatactttatagaacctatggctgaggcatagggaatgcctttcattctcttttctatcttctgccgtggtcgggctttgagtcttactcaatttcacaccttgtaacataggcaagaactctttctttgactgttccattttgaacttcttcaaaaaacttgtcaaggtatgtactcattgaaaaacttatcaagcgtcttgatctatctctatagatcttgatgctcaatatgtaagcagcttcaccgaggtctttctttgaaaaactcctttcaaacactcctttatgctttgtagaataattctacattatttccgatcaacaatatgtcattcacatatacttatcagaaatgctgtagcgctcccactcactttcttgtaaatacaggcttcaccgcaagtctgtataaaactatatgctttgatcaacttatcaaaggtatattccaactccgagatgcttgcactagtccataggtggatcgctgaagcttgcatattttgttagtacctttaggattgacaaaaccttctggttgtatcatatacaactcttctttaataaatccattaaggaatgcagttttgttatccatttgccagatttcataaaatgcggcaattgccttcggagacacctgtagagcacctttataatcacccagttacgttgtgatgtttggtagcacacaaagtgttcctccggtaaacgggagttgcataatctcatagtcataggaacatgtataagtcatgaagaaagcaatagcaacatactaaacgatcaagtgctaagctaatggaatgggtcaagtcaatcacatcattctcctaatgatgtgatctcgttaataaaatgacaactcatgtctatggctaggaaacttaaccatctttgattaacgagctagtcaagtagaggcatactagtgatagtttgttttgtctatgtattcacacatgtattatgtttccggttaatacaattctagcatgaataataaacatttatcatgaaataaggaaataaataataactttattattgcctctagggcatatttccttcatctgcaacattcagatccgtatgtatattgcaaatctctatgtctcccacctggacttggtcccggatggaattgaagcgtctcctgatgtgcttggtcctcttgtgaaatctggattcctttgccaaggcaattgcaccagtattgtcacaaaagattttcattggacccgatgcactaggtatgacacctagatcggatatgaactccttcatccagactccttcatttgctgcttccgaagcagctatgtactccgcttcacacgtagatcccgccacgacgctttgtttagaactgcaccagctgacagctccaccgttcaatgtaaacacatatccggtttgcgatttagaatcgtgcggatcagtgtcaaagcttgcatcgacgtaactatttacgactagctctttgccacctccataaacgagaaacatatccttagtccttttcaggtattttaggatgttcttgaccgctgtccagtgatccactcctggattactttggtacctccctgctaggctaatagcaagacacacatcaggtctggtacacagcattgcatacatgatagagcctatggctgaagcatagggaacatctttcattttctctctatcttctgcagtggtcgggcattgagtctgactcaacttcacaccttgtaacacaggcaagaaccctttctttgcttgatccattttgaacttcttcaaaactttgtcaaggtatgtactttgtgaaagtccaattaagcgtcttgatctatctctatagatcttgatgcccaatatataagcagcttcaccgaggtctttcattgaaaaactcttattcaaatatccttttatgctatccagaaattatatatcatttccaatcagcaatatgtcatccacatataatatcagaaatgctacagagctcccactcactttcttgt
Coding sequences within:
- the LOC123081007 gene encoding probable dual-specificity RNA methyltransferase RlmN, producing MAAPQQVRAVPLARALRLRTRASAAAPPETSRRALLGLTEPELRQLAVDLGQQSYRGKQLHDLVYKNRAKQVEEFAYVPKVFREALVGAGWNVGRSPVHHAVTATDGTTKILLKLEDNRLVETVGIPVDDRGTPRLTACVSSQVGCPLRCSFCATGKGGFARNLKGHEIVEQVLAIEESFKHRVTNVVFMGMGEPMLNLKAVLEAHQCLNKELKIGQRMMTISTVGVPNTISKLASHKLQSTLAVSLHAPNQRLRETIVPSAKAYPLEALMDDCKNYFLETGRRVSFEYTLLAGINDEKAHAEELAALLHACGGGYHVNLIPYNPVEGSEYKRPYRKAIQAFVDALESRKITVSVRQTRGLDANAACGQLRNEFQKNPLLESSPPSEPNQLLESSTPSEPSLVPA